In Perognathus longimembris pacificus isolate PPM17 chromosome 23, ASM2315922v1, whole genome shotgun sequence, a single genomic region encodes these proteins:
- the Rbbp6 gene encoding E3 ubiquitin-protein ligase RBBP6 isoform X1 gives MSCVHYKFSSKLNYDTVTFDGLHISLCDLKKQIMGREKLKAADCDLQITNAQTKEEYTDDNALIPKNSSVIVRRIPIGGVKSTSKTYVISRTEPVMGTTKAIDDSSASITLAQLTKTANLAEANASEEDKIKAMMSQSGHEYDPINYMKKPLGPPPPSYTCFRCGKPGHYIKNCPTNGDKNFESGPRIKKSTGIPRSFMMEVKDPNMKGAMLTNTGKYAIPTIDAEAYAIGKKEKPPFLPEEPSSSSEEDDPIPDELLCLICKDIMTDAVVIPCCGNSYCDECIRTALLESDEHTCPTCHQNDVSPDALIANKFLRQAVNNFKNETGYTKRLRKQLPPPPPPIPPPRPLIQRNLQPLMRSPISRQQDPLMIPVTSSSAHPAPSISSLASNQSLAPPVPGSASNAPAPVPDITATVSISVHSEKSDGPFRDSDTKLLPAAALASEHSKGTSSIALTALMEEKGYQVPVLGTPSLLGQSLLHGQLIPTTGPVRINAARPGGGRPGWEHWITGLHHHGSLTRCLSSNKLGYLVSPPQQIRRGERSCYRSINRGRHHSERSQRTQGPSLPATPVFVPVPPPPLYPPPPHTLPLPPGVPPPQFSPQFPPGQPPPAGYSVPPPGFPPAPANLSTPWVSSGVQTAHSNTIPTTQAPPLSREEFYREQRRLKEEEKKKSKLDEFTNDFAKELMEYKKIQKERRRSFSRSKSPYSGSSYSRSSYTYSKSRSGSTRSRSYSRSFSRSHSRSYSRSPPYPRRGRGKSRNYRSRSRSHGYHRSRSRSPPYRRYHSRSRSPQSFRGQSPNKRNVPQGEAEREYFNRYREVPPPYDMKAYYGRSVDFRDSFEKDRYREWERKYREWYEKYYKGYAAGAQPRPSANRENFSPDRLLPLNIRNSPFTRGRREDYVGGQSHRSRNIGGSYPEKLSARDSHNQKDNTKSKEKDSENVPGDGKGNKHKKHRKRRKGEESEGFLNPELLETSRKSREPTGVEETKTDTLFVLPSRDDATPVRDEPMDAESITFKSMSEKDKREKDKPKAKSDKTKRKSDGSATSKKENAVKPAKGPQEKLDGEREKSPRAEPPLKKAKEEAPKTDAAKPSSSSSSQKDEKVPGTPRKTHSKSTKEHQETKPVKEEKVKKDYSKDTKPEKPTNKEEKAKKPEKSKTLESKGEKRKRKTEEKGVDKDLESSSMKISKLEGTEIVKPSPKRKMEPDVEKMDRTPEKDKAASSTAPAKKIKLNRETGKKIGSTENVSSAKEPSEKLESASGKIKQEKVKGKAKRKVTGTEGSSSTLVDYTSTSSTGGSPVRKCEEKTDTKRTVIKTMEEYNNDNTAPAEDVIIMIQVPQSKWDKDDFESEEEEMRSTQPMPSVAKPSSVIKTVSTKPSTAVKYAEKDSEPAEKIQKLTKEVSHEIVQHEVKSSKNSASSEKGKTKDRDHSVLEKENPEKRKNSTQPEKDNNLDRLSEQGTFKSLSQSSKETRPSDNKHDSVRGSSSKDFTPNRDKKTDFDNREHSSSKRRDERSELTRRKDSPPRSKDKDSASGQKSRPREERDLPKKATGDSKKSNSSPSRDKKPHDYKAAYDTKRSSEETKSVDKNPCKDREKHVSEAWSNKESSGAKLPSMPSVPSTPIPPIPPSTPEPQVEKEPVTAHLDKNAVKPKPQPSHSSRLSSDLTRETDEAAFEPDYNESDSESNISVKEEETSTNISKDLKEKATVEKAKESAAPAAPSQAGVSQSQSSPSGSPSRSPSPSGSQTRSHSSSASSAESQDSKKKKKKKEKKKHKKHKKHKKHKKHAGTEAELEKSQKHKHKKKKSKKSKDKEKEKEKDDQKAKSVTV, from the exons ATTGATGACTCTTCTGCATCTATTACTCTGGCCCAGCTTACAaag ACCGCCAATCTGGCTGAAGCCAATGCTTCTGAAGAAGATAAAATTAAAGCAATGATGTCGCAATCTGGCCATGAATACGACCCAATCAA TTACATGAAGAAACCTCTAGGTCCACCACCTCCATCCTATACCTGTTTCCGTTGTGGTAAACCTGGCCATTATATTAAGAATTGTCCAACAAATGGG GATAAGAACTTTGAATCTGGTCCTCGGATTAAAAAGAGCACTGGGATTCCCAGAAGTTTTATGATGGAGGTGAAAGATCCTAACATGAAAGGTGCAATGCTTACCAACACTGGAAAATATGCAATACCAACAATAGATGC AGAGGCATATGcaatagggaagaaagaaaaaccaccCTTCCTACCAGAGGAGCCATCCTCTTCATCAGAAGAGGACGATCCCATCCCAGACGAACTGCTGTGCCTCATCTGCAAAGACATCATGACCGATGCTGTTGTCATTCCCTGCTGTGGAAACAGTTACTGTGATGAGT GTATAAGAACAGCACTCTTGGAATCAGATGAACATACATGTCCAACATGTCATCAAAATGATGTATCTCCTGATGCTTTAATTGCCAATAAATTTTTACGACAG GCTGTTAATAACTTCAAAAATGAAACTGGTTATACAAAAAGACTGCGAAAACAAttacctccaccaccacccccaataccaCCTCCAAGACCTCTCATTCAGCGGAACCTGCAGCCTCTCATGAGGTCTCCAATATCACGACAACAAGATCCTCTGATGATTCCAGTGACGTCTTCATCGGCTCACCCTGCTCCCTCAATATCTTCACTAGCGTCCAACCAGTCCTTGGCCCCTCCTGTACCTGGAAGTGCATCTAATGCCCCAGCTCCTGTACCCGATATAACCGCAACAGTGTCCATATCAGTCCATTCAGAAAAGTCTGACGGACCTTTCCG GGACTCTGATACTAAATTATTGCCAGCTGCCGCCCTTGCTTCAGAACATTCAAAGGGAACGTCCTCAATTGCACTTACTGCTCTTATGGAGGAGAAG GGTTACCAGGTGCCTGTCCTTGGAACTCCATCTTTGCTGGGACAGTCGTTATTACATGGACAATTGATCCCTACGACTG gcCCAGTAAGGATAAATGCTGCTCGGCCAGGTGGGGGTCGGCCAGGCTGGGAACA ctggattacaggtttGCACCACCATGGCAGTCTTACCCGGTGTTTAAG TTCCAACAAGCTTGGATATCTGGTTTCTCCACCACAGCAAAttagaagaggggagagaagctGCTACAG AAGTATAAATCGTGGGCGACACCACAGTGAAAGATCCCAGAGGACTCAAGGCCCATCACTACCAGCAACTCCAGTCTTCGTACCTGTTCCACCACCTCCTCTGTATCCACCTCCCCCCCACACGCTTCCTCTCCCTCCAGGTGTGCCTCCCCCACAGTTTTCTCCTCAGTTTCCTCCTGGCCAGCCTCCTCCTGCTGGGTATAGCGTCCCTCCTCCAGGGTTTCCGCCAGCACCTGCCAACTTATCCACACCCTGGGTATCATCAGGAGTGCAGACAGCCCATTCAAATACCATCCCAACAACACAAGCGCCACCTTTGTCCAGGGAAGAATTCTATAGAGAACAGCGGCGACTAAAAGAAGA ggaaaagaaaaagtccaAGCTAGATGAGTTTACAAATGATTTTGCTAAGGAATTGATGGAATACAAAAAGATTCAAAAGGAGCGTAGGCGCTCATTTTCCAG gtctAAATCTCCCTATAGTGGTTCATCATATTCAAGAAGTTCATATACTTACTCTAAGTCAAGATCTGGTTCAACACGTTCACGCTCTTATTCTCGATCCTTCAGCCGCTCGCATTCTCGTTCCTATTCGAGATCACCTCCATACCCCagaagaggcagaggcaagagtcGAAATTACCGTTCTCGCTCTAGATCGCACGGATATCATCGGTCTAGGTCCAGGTCACCCCCCTATAGACGGTATCATTCACGATCGAGATCGCCTCAATCATTTAGAGGCCAGTCTCCCAACAAGCGTAATGTACCTCAAGGAGAAGCAGAACGTGAATATTTTAATAGATACAGAGAAGTTCCACCGCCTTATGACATGAAAGCATATTATGGGAGGAGTGTTGACTTTAGAGACTCATTTGAGAAAGACCGTTACCGAGAATGGGAGAGAAAATACAGAGAGTGGTATGAAAAATATTACAAAGGGTATGCTGCTGGAGCACAACCTAGACCCTCAGCCAATCGAGAGAACTTTTCTCCAGACAGACTTTTGCCTCTCAATATCAGGAATTCACCCTTCACAAGAGGCCGCAGAGAAGACTATGTTGGTGGACAGAGTCATAGGAGTCGAAATATAGGTGGCAGTTACCCGGAAAAGCTTTCAGCCAGAGACAGTCACAATCAGAAGGATAACACAAAATCAAAAGAGAAGGACAGTGAAAATGTTCCCGGAGATggcaaaggaaacaaacacaagaagcacagaaaaagaagaaagggtgaAGAGAGTGAAGGCTTTCTCAACCCAGAGTTATTAGAGACTTCTAGGAAATCCAGAGAACCTACAGGTGTTGAGGAAACTAAGACAGATACGTTATTTGTCCTCCCAAGTAGAGATGATGCTACGCCTGTTAGGGATGAGCCAATGGACGCAGAATCTATCACGTTTAAGTCCATGTCTGAAAAAGACAAGCGAGAAAAAGATAAGCCAAAAGCAAAAAGTGATAAGACCAAACGGAAAAGTGATGGGTCTGCTacatccaaaaaagaaaatgctgtcaaACCCGCTAAAGGACCCCAGGAAAAGCTAGATGGGGAACGGGAAAAATCTCCTCGGGCCGAACCTCCACTTAAGAAGGCCAAAGAGGAGGCTCCAAAGACTGATGCTGCTAAACCATCATCGTCGTCGTCCTCTCAAAAGGATGAAAAGGTCCCCGGGACCCCCAGGAAAACCCACTCGAAGTCCACAAAGGAGCACCAGGAGACAAAGCCTGTCAAAGAGGAAAAGGTGAAGAAGGATTACTCCAAAGACACAAAACCAGAAAAGCCAACCAACAAGGAAGAAAAGGCCAAGAAGCCTGAGAAGAGCAAAACACTTGAGagcaagggagaaaaaagaaagagaaaaacagaagaaaagggtGTGGATAAAGATTTGGAATCTTCTTCCATGAAGATCTCTAAACTAGAAGGAACCGAAATAGTGAAACCATCTCCTAAGCGCAAAATGGAGCCTGACGTTGAAAAGATGGATAGGACCCCAGAAAAAGACAAGGCTGCATCATCAACGGCCCCAGCCAAGAAAATCAAGCTCAACAGAGAAACGGGGAAGAAAATTGGAAGCACAGAAAATGTTTCAAGTGCAAAAGAACCGTCTGAAAAACTAGAGTCAGCATCTGGCAAAATTAAACAGGAAAAGGTCAAAGGGAAGGCTAAGCGGAAAGTAACTGGGACAGAAGGCTCCAGCTCCACTCTCGTGGATTATACCAG CACAAGTTCAACTGGAGGCAGTCCTGTGcggaaatgtgaagaaaaaacagACACAAAGCGAACTGTGATTAAAACTATGGAAGAGTACAATAATGACAACACGGCTCCTGCTGAAGATGTTATTATTATGATCCAGGTTCCTCAGTCCAAGTGGGACAAAGATGACTTTGAATCTGAAGAAGAAGAGATGAGATCCACACAGCCTATGCCAAGTGTAGCAAAACCATCCAGTGTTATAAAAACTGTGAGCACCAAGCCGTCAACTGCAGTCAAGTATGCCGAGAAAGACAGTGAGCCGGCAGAGAAAATTCAGAAGCTCACCAAGGAGGTgagccatgaaattgtgcagcatGAAGTCAAAAGTTCAAAAAACTCTGCATCTAGTGAGAAGGGCAAGACCAAAGATCGAGACCATTCAGTGTTAGAAAAGGAAAATCCTGAAAAGAGGAAGAATAGCACTCAACCAGAGAAAGATAATAATTTGGACCGACTGAGTGAACAAGGAACCTTTAAAAGTCTGTCTCAATCTTCCAAAGAGACTAGACCTTCGGATAATAAGCACGATTCTGTGCGTGGTTCCTCAAGTAAAGACTTCACTCCCAATAGAGATAAAAAAACTGACTTTGACAACCGAGAGCATTCAAGTTCCAAGCGGAGAGATGAAAGAAGTGAGTTAACAAGAAGAAAAGACTCTCCTCCTCGCAGTAAAGATAAAGACTCTGCTTCCGGACAGAAAAGTAGGCCGAGGGAGGAGAGAGATTTGCCTAAAAAAGCAACAGGAGACTCCAAGAAAAGCAATTCTAGCCCCTCAAGAGACAAAAAGCCTCATGATTATAAAGCCGCTTATGACACTAAACGCTCAAGTGAAGAGACAAAGTCCGTAGACAAAAATCCCTGTAAGGATCGCGAGAAGCATGTGTCAGAGGCGTGGAGCAATAAGGAGTCAAGTGGCGCCAAGTTACCTAGCATGCCCAGTGTGCCCAGCACACCCATCCCGCCCATCCCGCCCAGCACACCAGAGCCGCAGGTAGAAAAGGAGCCGGTGACCGCACACCTGGACAAGAATGCTGTTAAGCCTAAACCCCAGCCAAGCCATTCCTCTAGACTTTCCTCTGACCTAACCCGAGAGACTGATGAAGCTGCTTTTGAACCAGACTATAATGAGAGCGACAGTGAAAGTAACATATCTGTGAAAGAAGAGGAAACGTCCACAAATATTTCCAAGGACCtaaaagaaaaagccacagtagagaaagcaaaagaaagcgCGGCCCCAGCTGCCCCGAGCCAAGCAGGcgtgagccagagccagagcagcCCCAGCGGGAGTCCCAGCCGCAGCCCCAGCCCCTCCGGAAGCCAGACCCGCAGTCATAGCAGCAGCGCCAGCTCGGCAGAGAGCCAGGacagcaagaagaagaagaagaagaaggagaagaagaagcacaagaagcaTAAAAAGCATAAGAAGCATAAGAAGCATGCAGGCACTGAAGCAGAATtggaaaaaagccaaaaacacaaacacaagaaaaagaagTCGAAGAAGAgcaaagataaagaaaaggagaaggagaaagatgaCCAAAAAGCGAAATCTGTCACAGTGTaa
- the Rbbp6 gene encoding E3 ubiquitin-protein ligase RBBP6 isoform X5, producing the protein MSCVHYKFSSKLNYDTVTFDGLHISLCDLKKQIMGREKLKAADCDLQITNAQTKEEYTDDNALIPKNSSVIVRRIPIGGVKSTSKTYVISRTEPVMGTTKAIDDSSASITLAQLTKTANLAEANASEEDKIKAMMSQSGHEYDPINYMKKPLGPPPPSYTCFRCGKPGHYIKNCPTNGDKNFESGPRIKKSTGIPRSFMMEVKDPNMKGAMLTNTGKYAIPTIDAGRLLFHKLGTVGHKQIDTYFWNRGDVYGATATQITHLREAYAIGKKEKPPFLPEEPSSSSEEDDPIPDELLCLICKDIMTDAVVIPCCGNSYCDECIRTALLESDEHTCPTCHQNDVSPDALIANKFLRQAVNNFKNETGYTKRLRKQLPPPPPPIPPPRPLIQRNLQPLMRSPISRQQDPLMIPVTSSSAHPAPSISSLASNQSLAPPVPGSASNAPAPVPDITATVSISVHSEKSDGPFRDSDTKLLPAAALASEHSKGTSSIALTALMEEKGYQVPVLGTPSLLGQSLLHGQLIPTTGPVRINAARPGGGRPGWEHSNKLGYLVSPPQQIRRGERSCYRSINRGRHHSERSQRTQGPSLPATPVFVPVPPPPLYPPPPHTLPLPPGVPPPQFSPQFPPGQPPPAGYSVPPPGFPPAPANLSTPWVSSGVQTAHSNTIPTTQAPPLSREEFYREQRRLKEEEKKKSKLDEFTNDFAKELMEYKKIQKERRRSFSRSKSPYSGSSYSRSSYTYSKSRSGSTRSRSYSRSFSRSHSRSYSRSPPYPRRGRGKSRNYRSRSRSHGYHRSRSRSPPYRRYHSRSRSPQSFRGQSPNKRNVPQGEAEREYFNRYREVPPPYDMKAYYGRSVDFRDSFEKDRYREWERKYREWYEKYYKGYAAGAQPRPSANRENFSPDRLLPLNIRNSPFTRGRREDYVGGQSHRSRNIGGSYPEKLSARDSHNQKDNTKSKEKDSENVPGDGKGNKHKKHRKRRKGEESEGFLNPELLETSRKSREPTGVEETKTDTLFVLPSRDDATPVRDEPMDAESITFKSMSEKDKREKDKPKAKSDKTKRKSDGSATSKKENAVKPAKGPQEKLDGEREKSPRAEPPLKKAKEEAPKTDAAKPSSSSSSQKDEKVPGTPRKTHSKSTKEHQETKPVKEEKVKKDYSKDTKPEKPTNKEEKAKKPEKSKTLESKGEKRKRKTEEKGVDKDLESSSMKISKLEGTEIVKPSPKRKMEPDVEKMDRTPEKDKAASSTAPAKKIKLNRETGKKIGSTENVSSAKEPSEKLESASGKIKQEKVKGKAKRKVTGTEGSSSTLVDYTSTSSTGGSPVRKCEEKTDTKRTVIKTMEEYNNDNTAPAEDVIIMIQVPQSKWDKDDFESEEEEMRSTQPMPSVAKPSSVIKTVSTKPSTAVKYAEKDSEPAEKIQKLTKEVSHEIVQHEVKSSKNSASSEKGKTKDRDHSVLEKENPEKRKNSTQPEKDNNLDRLSEQGTFKSLSQSSKETRPSDNKHDSVRGSSSKDFTPNRDKKTDFDNREHSSSKRRDERSELTRRKDSPPRSKDKDSASGQKSRPREERDLPKKATGDSKKSNSSPSRDKKPHDYKAAYDTKRSSEETKSVDKNPCKDREKHVSEAWSNKESSGAKLPSMPSVPSTPIPPIPPSTPEPQVEKEPVTAHLDKNAVKPKPQPSHSSRLSSDLTRETDEAAFEPDYNESDSESNISVKEEETSTNISKDLKEKATVEKAKESAAPAAPSQAGVSQSQSSPSGSPSRSPSPSGSQTRSHSSSASSAESQDSKKKKKKKEKKKHKKHKKHKKHKKHAGTEAELEKSQKHKHKKKKSKKSKDKEKEKEKDDQKAKSVTV; encoded by the exons ATTGATGACTCTTCTGCATCTATTACTCTGGCCCAGCTTACAaag ACCGCCAATCTGGCTGAAGCCAATGCTTCTGAAGAAGATAAAATTAAAGCAATGATGTCGCAATCTGGCCATGAATACGACCCAATCAA TTACATGAAGAAACCTCTAGGTCCACCACCTCCATCCTATACCTGTTTCCGTTGTGGTAAACCTGGCCATTATATTAAGAATTGTCCAACAAATGGG GATAAGAACTTTGAATCTGGTCCTCGGATTAAAAAGAGCACTGGGATTCCCAGAAGTTTTATGATGGAGGTGAAAGATCCTAACATGAAAGGTGCAATGCTTACCAACACTGGAAAATATGCAATACCAACAATAGATGC TGGGAGACTCCTCTTTCACAAATTGGGAACAGTGGGGCATAAGCAAATTGATACTTATTTCTGGAATCGTGGTGATGTCTATGGAGCAACTGCAACACAAATAACACACCTAAG AGAGGCATATGcaatagggaagaaagaaaaaccaccCTTCCTACCAGAGGAGCCATCCTCTTCATCAGAAGAGGACGATCCCATCCCAGACGAACTGCTGTGCCTCATCTGCAAAGACATCATGACCGATGCTGTTGTCATTCCCTGCTGTGGAAACAGTTACTGTGATGAGT GTATAAGAACAGCACTCTTGGAATCAGATGAACATACATGTCCAACATGTCATCAAAATGATGTATCTCCTGATGCTTTAATTGCCAATAAATTTTTACGACAG GCTGTTAATAACTTCAAAAATGAAACTGGTTATACAAAAAGACTGCGAAAACAAttacctccaccaccacccccaataccaCCTCCAAGACCTCTCATTCAGCGGAACCTGCAGCCTCTCATGAGGTCTCCAATATCACGACAACAAGATCCTCTGATGATTCCAGTGACGTCTTCATCGGCTCACCCTGCTCCCTCAATATCTTCACTAGCGTCCAACCAGTCCTTGGCCCCTCCTGTACCTGGAAGTGCATCTAATGCCCCAGCTCCTGTACCCGATATAACCGCAACAGTGTCCATATCAGTCCATTCAGAAAAGTCTGACGGACCTTTCCG GGACTCTGATACTAAATTATTGCCAGCTGCCGCCCTTGCTTCAGAACATTCAAAGGGAACGTCCTCAATTGCACTTACTGCTCTTATGGAGGAGAAG GGTTACCAGGTGCCTGTCCTTGGAACTCCATCTTTGCTGGGACAGTCGTTATTACATGGACAATTGATCCCTACGACTG gcCCAGTAAGGATAAATGCTGCTCGGCCAGGTGGGGGTCGGCCAGGCTGGGAACA TTCCAACAAGCTTGGATATCTGGTTTCTCCACCACAGCAAAttagaagaggggagagaagctGCTACAG AAGTATAAATCGTGGGCGACACCACAGTGAAAGATCCCAGAGGACTCAAGGCCCATCACTACCAGCAACTCCAGTCTTCGTACCTGTTCCACCACCTCCTCTGTATCCACCTCCCCCCCACACGCTTCCTCTCCCTCCAGGTGTGCCTCCCCCACAGTTTTCTCCTCAGTTTCCTCCTGGCCAGCCTCCTCCTGCTGGGTATAGCGTCCCTCCTCCAGGGTTTCCGCCAGCACCTGCCAACTTATCCACACCCTGGGTATCATCAGGAGTGCAGACAGCCCATTCAAATACCATCCCAACAACACAAGCGCCACCTTTGTCCAGGGAAGAATTCTATAGAGAACAGCGGCGACTAAAAGAAGA ggaaaagaaaaagtccaAGCTAGATGAGTTTACAAATGATTTTGCTAAGGAATTGATGGAATACAAAAAGATTCAAAAGGAGCGTAGGCGCTCATTTTCCAG gtctAAATCTCCCTATAGTGGTTCATCATATTCAAGAAGTTCATATACTTACTCTAAGTCAAGATCTGGTTCAACACGTTCACGCTCTTATTCTCGATCCTTCAGCCGCTCGCATTCTCGTTCCTATTCGAGATCACCTCCATACCCCagaagaggcagaggcaagagtcGAAATTACCGTTCTCGCTCTAGATCGCACGGATATCATCGGTCTAGGTCCAGGTCACCCCCCTATAGACGGTATCATTCACGATCGAGATCGCCTCAATCATTTAGAGGCCAGTCTCCCAACAAGCGTAATGTACCTCAAGGAGAAGCAGAACGTGAATATTTTAATAGATACAGAGAAGTTCCACCGCCTTATGACATGAAAGCATATTATGGGAGGAGTGTTGACTTTAGAGACTCATTTGAGAAAGACCGTTACCGAGAATGGGAGAGAAAATACAGAGAGTGGTATGAAAAATATTACAAAGGGTATGCTGCTGGAGCACAACCTAGACCCTCAGCCAATCGAGAGAACTTTTCTCCAGACAGACTTTTGCCTCTCAATATCAGGAATTCACCCTTCACAAGAGGCCGCAGAGAAGACTATGTTGGTGGACAGAGTCATAGGAGTCGAAATATAGGTGGCAGTTACCCGGAAAAGCTTTCAGCCAGAGACAGTCACAATCAGAAGGATAACACAAAATCAAAAGAGAAGGACAGTGAAAATGTTCCCGGAGATggcaaaggaaacaaacacaagaagcacagaaaaagaagaaagggtgaAGAGAGTGAAGGCTTTCTCAACCCAGAGTTATTAGAGACTTCTAGGAAATCCAGAGAACCTACAGGTGTTGAGGAAACTAAGACAGATACGTTATTTGTCCTCCCAAGTAGAGATGATGCTACGCCTGTTAGGGATGAGCCAATGGACGCAGAATCTATCACGTTTAAGTCCATGTCTGAAAAAGACAAGCGAGAAAAAGATAAGCCAAAAGCAAAAAGTGATAAGACCAAACGGAAAAGTGATGGGTCTGCTacatccaaaaaagaaaatgctgtcaaACCCGCTAAAGGACCCCAGGAAAAGCTAGATGGGGAACGGGAAAAATCTCCTCGGGCCGAACCTCCACTTAAGAAGGCCAAAGAGGAGGCTCCAAAGACTGATGCTGCTAAACCATCATCGTCGTCGTCCTCTCAAAAGGATGAAAAGGTCCCCGGGACCCCCAGGAAAACCCACTCGAAGTCCACAAAGGAGCACCAGGAGACAAAGCCTGTCAAAGAGGAAAAGGTGAAGAAGGATTACTCCAAAGACACAAAACCAGAAAAGCCAACCAACAAGGAAGAAAAGGCCAAGAAGCCTGAGAAGAGCAAAACACTTGAGagcaagggagaaaaaagaaagagaaaaacagaagaaaagggtGTGGATAAAGATTTGGAATCTTCTTCCATGAAGATCTCTAAACTAGAAGGAACCGAAATAGTGAAACCATCTCCTAAGCGCAAAATGGAGCCTGACGTTGAAAAGATGGATAGGACCCCAGAAAAAGACAAGGCTGCATCATCAACGGCCCCAGCCAAGAAAATCAAGCTCAACAGAGAAACGGGGAAGAAAATTGGAAGCACAGAAAATGTTTCAAGTGCAAAAGAACCGTCTGAAAAACTAGAGTCAGCATCTGGCAAAATTAAACAGGAAAAGGTCAAAGGGAAGGCTAAGCGGAAAGTAACTGGGACAGAAGGCTCCAGCTCCACTCTCGTGGATTATACCAG CACAAGTTCAACTGGAGGCAGTCCTGTGcggaaatgtgaagaaaaaacagACACAAAGCGAACTGTGATTAAAACTATGGAAGAGTACAATAATGACAACACGGCTCCTGCTGAAGATGTTATTATTATGATCCAGGTTCCTCAGTCCAAGTGGGACAAAGATGACTTTGAATCTGAAGAAGAAGAGATGAGATCCACACAGCCTATGCCAAGTGTAGCAAAACCATCCAGTGTTATAAAAACTGTGAGCACCAAGCCGTCAACTGCAGTCAAGTATGCCGAGAAAGACAGTGAGCCGGCAGAGAAAATTCAGAAGCTCACCAAGGAGGTgagccatgaaattgtgcagcatGAAGTCAAAAGTTCAAAAAACTCTGCATCTAGTGAGAAGGGCAAGACCAAAGATCGAGACCATTCAGTGTTAGAAAAGGAAAATCCTGAAAAGAGGAAGAATAGCACTCAACCAGAGAAAGATAATAATTTGGACCGACTGAGTGAACAAGGAACCTTTAAAAGTCTGTCTCAATCTTCCAAAGAGACTAGACCTTCGGATAATAAGCACGATTCTGTGCGTGGTTCCTCAAGTAAAGACTTCACTCCCAATAGAGATAAAAAAACTGACTTTGACAACCGAGAGCATTCAAGTTCCAAGCGGAGAGATGAAAGAAGTGAGTTAACAAGAAGAAAAGACTCTCCTCCTCGCAGTAAAGATAAAGACTCTGCTTCCGGACAGAAAAGTAGGCCGAGGGAGGAGAGAGATTTGCCTAAAAAAGCAACAGGAGACTCCAAGAAAAGCAATTCTAGCCCCTCAAGAGACAAAAAGCCTCATGATTATAAAGCCGCTTATGACACTAAACGCTCAAGTGAAGAGACAAAGTCCGTAGACAAAAATCCCTGTAAGGATCGCGAGAAGCATGTGTCAGAGGCGTGGAGCAATAAGGAGTCAAGTGGCGCCAAGTTACCTAGCATGCCCAGTGTGCCCAGCACACCCATCCCGCCCATCCCGCCCAGCACACCAGAGCCGCAGGTAGAAAAGGAGCCGGTGACCGCACACCTGGACAAGAATGCTGTTAAGCCTAAACCCCAGCCAAGCCATTCCTCTAGACTTTCCTCTGACCTAACCCGAGAGACTGATGAAGCTGCTTTTGAACCAGACTATAATGAGAGCGACAGTGAAAGTAACATATCTGTGAAAGAAGAGGAAACGTCCACAAATATTTCCAAGGACCtaaaagaaaaagccacagtagagaaagcaaaagaaagcgCGGCCCCAGCTGCCCCGAGCCAAGCAGGcgtgagccagagccagagcagcCCCAGCGGGAGTCCCAGCCGCAGCCCCAGCCCCTCCGGAAGCCAGACCCGCAGTCATAGCAGCAGCGCCAGCTCGGCAGAGAGCCAGGacagcaagaagaagaagaagaagaaggagaagaagaagcacaagaagcaTAAAAAGCATAAGAAGCATAAGAAGCATGCAGGCACTGAAGCAGAATtggaaaaaagccaaaaacacaaacacaagaaaaagaagTCGAAGAAGAgcaaagataaagaaaaggagaaggagaaagatgaCCAAAAAGCGAAATCTGTCACAGTGTaa